A stretch of the Halomonas sp. BDJS001 genome encodes the following:
- a CDS encoding sodium:solute symporter family protein has translation MTGSLLIIAAFMIIPLLVGILSARQSQETSEDFFVQGRAMGSIAVFFTVAATWWSAFAFLGSNATFYTNGPVFLTALAWNLLFGFMYYWIGKRVWFLGKRFNYLTPSDLIGDFYNSEALRITVAAITLIFTVPYLQIQLTGGAYLIEVASGGLIPFWLAALLFYFIIIIYVWIGGIRAIAWTDVIYGALLFFGMLYAGYYISTQVGGPAALFSQLQQSSPEHLTMPGPNGTMGYPMWFSLFAITAIGAFMGPQIWLRMYSVKHGKLFNLMPFLLGLAAFAYVGSVLSGYSGVLLEPDVENPDQILPIMLMDYAPYLLASLIMAAGASAAMSTANSQIHAVSTVVTMDIYKRYVNREASQARIVYIGRLSLVGFSLAAYIMALTVPGVLVTIGIAALAGTAQLVIPTIGAITWKKAHPTAALAGLWVGVACVLLMTFGPLSAPFGYHAGIWGLLLNAVLFVGLSHALHRRDTAVVERFSQARYDYDAEYHPERLLAYGQAVTSNADHK, from the coding sequence ATGACCGGCAGTCTATTAATTATTGCGGCGTTTATGATCATCCCATTATTGGTGGGGATTTTATCAGCGCGCCAATCGCAAGAAACCAGTGAAGATTTTTTTGTTCAGGGTCGCGCCATGGGCAGTATCGCGGTGTTTTTCACCGTGGCAGCAACCTGGTGGAGTGCCTTTGCCTTCCTTGGCTCTAACGCCACCTTTTATACCAATGGGCCAGTATTTCTTACCGCGCTCGCCTGGAACCTGCTGTTTGGCTTTATGTACTACTGGATCGGTAAGCGGGTTTGGTTTTTAGGCAAGCGATTCAATTATTTAACCCCTTCAGATTTAATTGGTGACTTCTATAACAGCGAGGCGCTACGCATTACCGTTGCCGCGATTACGCTGATTTTCACCGTGCCTTATTTGCAGATCCAGCTAACCGGGGGCGCCTACTTAATCGAAGTTGCCTCCGGTGGTTTGATTCCTTTCTGGCTCGCCGCGTTGCTGTTCTACTTCATCATTATTATCTACGTATGGATTGGCGGCATCCGCGCCATCGCCTGGACTGACGTTATTTATGGCGCGCTGCTGTTCTTCGGCATGCTGTACGCGGGTTACTACATTTCCACCCAGGTAGGAGGGCCAGCCGCTCTGTTTAGTCAGTTACAGCAAAGCTCACCCGAGCACCTCACTATGCCTGGGCCTAACGGGACAATGGGCTACCCCATGTGGTTCTCGCTGTTTGCCATTACCGCGATTGGTGCCTTTATGGGCCCCCAAATCTGGCTGCGTATGTACTCGGTCAAACACGGCAAGCTGTTCAATTTAATGCCCTTTCTACTCGGTTTGGCAGCCTTTGCCTATGTGGGCTCGGTGCTGTCTGGTTACTCCGGGGTGCTGCTTGAGCCCGATGTGGAAAACCCCGATCAAATCCTACCCATCATGTTAATGGATTACGCCCCTTACCTGCTTGCCTCGCTGATTATGGCGGCAGGCGCTTCAGCAGCGATGTCCACCGCTAATTCGCAGATTCACGCGGTGTCCACAGTGGTAACGATGGATATCTATAAGCGCTATGTGAACCGTGAAGCAAGCCAGGCGCGGATCGTTTATATCGGTCGTTTATCGTTAGTAGGCTTCTCTCTGGCGGCTTATATCATGGCGCTTACCGTCCCCGGCGTGTTGGTGACTATCGGTATTGCTGCGCTGGCGGGTACCGCACAGCTGGTTATTCCTACTATCGGCGCCATCACCTGGAAAAAAGCCCACCCCACTGCGGCGCTTGCGGGGCTTTGGGTCGGTGTTGCCTGTGTACTACTGATGACCTTTGGCCCGCTAAGTGCCCCCTTTGGTTACCACGCGGGTATTTGGGGACTATTGTTGAATGCGGTGCTGTTTGTTGGCCTAAGCCATGCGCTGCACCGTCGCGATACAGCAGTAGTGGAGCGGTTTAGCCAGGCACGCTACGACTACGATGCTGAGTACCACCCCGAGCGTTTGCTCGCCTATGGCCAAGCAGTGACCAGCAACGCTGACCACAAATAA
- a CDS encoding FadR/GntR family transcriptional regulator, with protein MTQAPVSTSGSASRRRPKLAELISDDIKRWIAAESLGEGDRLPNEKALMELYGSAKATVREALKILEVEGLITLKTGPKGGAVINQPGMEPASRMLRNFLHFQQLDGRQVYQLRKLLEVELAASVVGRLTEHDFQQLEANMSACACCASDEEDHRHQRFLELEFHQLLARVCPNPLLAFMCQFLNDMLRDLVVIKKAYVPERKQFDHANQDYHRQLVDAYRAEDIQRVRQVMAEHMADAEHHMSALEAEMAAQMLISNDSPNLQNHRSKLHDLATENASV; from the coding sequence ATGACTCAAGCCCCTGTTTCAACCTCTGGTTCAGCCTCACGGCGCCGACCCAAACTTGCCGAGCTGATCAGCGACGATATCAAGCGCTGGATTGCCGCCGAATCTTTGGGAGAAGGCGACCGACTGCCGAACGAAAAAGCGCTGATGGAGCTTTATGGTAGTGCCAAGGCGACGGTGCGAGAAGCGCTCAAGATTCTTGAGGTTGAGGGGCTAATCACTTTAAAAACCGGGCCTAAAGGCGGCGCGGTAATTAATCAGCCAGGCATGGAGCCCGCCAGCCGAATGCTGCGTAACTTCCTGCATTTTCAGCAGTTGGATGGCAGGCAGGTTTACCAGTTGCGCAAACTGCTGGAAGTGGAGCTGGCAGCATCAGTGGTGGGAAGGCTCACCGAGCACGACTTCCAGCAGTTGGAAGCCAATATGTCGGCCTGCGCTTGCTGCGCGAGCGATGAAGAGGATCACCGACACCAGCGCTTTTTGGAGCTGGAGTTTCACCAACTGCTGGCGCGTGTCTGCCCTAATCCTTTGCTCGCCTTTATGTGCCAGTTTTTAAACGACATGCTGCGCGATTTGGTAGTGATAAAGAAAGCTTACGTGCCCGAACGCAAGCAGTTCGATCACGCCAATCAGGACTACCACCGCCAGTTGGTGGACGCCTACCGGGCCGAAGATATCCAGCGTGTGCGCCAGGTAATGGCTGAGCATATGGCCGATGCCGAGCACCATATGAGCGCGCTGGAAGCGGAAATGGCCGCGCAGATGCTGATCAGCAACGATTCTCCCAACCTTCAGAATCACCGTTCCAAGCTACACGACCTAGCGACGGAAAATGCATCCGTTTAA
- a CDS encoding Zn-dependent hydrolase has protein sequence MNTYVTPSKDSTDLRTDSDRLWESLMEMAKLGATPKGGVNRQALTDLERQGRDLFIQWCRAEGCTIRIDNIGNIFARREGSDPNAKTVMAGSHLDSQPTGGKYDGCFGVLSGLEVIRTLNQHNITTQSPIEVVAWTNEEGCRFPPCMMGSGVFSGVLEFDAMMERTDADGVTVSDALDAIHYRGSDSVSPDEIKAYFEPHIEQGPILEDTDTTIGVVIGGLGQKWFDLTLTGLEAHAGPTPMNLRRDAMMGAAEVTQALNRIAFDHQPHGRGTVGCMTLHPGSRNVIPGQVKMTLDMRHWEPQALEKMGQAVTAAVEEICQRHGLAYELTPTADFAPEHFNKACVDAVRQAAEKLELSHMDIISGAGHDAMFVGRVAPAAMIFIPCKDGISHNEVESATPEHVHAGCNVLLHAMLEAAGVEDGE, from the coding sequence ATGAACACCTACGTTACGCCCAGCAAAGATAGCACCGACCTACGTACTGACAGCGACCGCCTATGGGAGTCGCTAATGGAGATGGCCAAACTAGGCGCCACTCCTAAAGGCGGGGTGAACCGTCAAGCGCTTACCGATTTAGAACGCCAGGGGCGCGACCTGTTTATCCAGTGGTGTCGCGCCGAAGGCTGCACAATTCGCATTGATAATATCGGCAATATCTTTGCCCGCCGTGAAGGCAGCGACCCCAACGCCAAAACGGTGATGGCGGGCAGCCACCTGGATAGCCAACCCACCGGCGGTAAGTATGATGGCTGCTTTGGGGTACTCTCCGGTCTGGAAGTGATTCGCACCCTTAACCAGCACAACATCACCACGCAATCCCCTATCGAAGTCGTCGCCTGGACGAACGAAGAGGGTTGCCGCTTCCCACCCTGCATGATGGGTTCCGGTGTGTTTAGTGGCGTGCTTGAGTTTGACGCCATGATGGAGCGTACCGACGCCGATGGCGTCACGGTAAGCGATGCCCTGGACGCCATTCACTACCGCGGCAGCGACAGCGTTTCGCCAGATGAGATAAAAGCGTACTTTGAGCCGCACATTGAGCAGGGACCGATCCTGGAAGATACCGACACAACCATTGGCGTGGTTATCGGTGGGCTTGGCCAGAAGTGGTTTGATTTAACCCTGACCGGACTTGAAGCCCACGCAGGCCCCACGCCGATGAACCTACGCCGGGATGCCATGATGGGTGCAGCCGAAGTCACCCAAGCGCTCAACCGTATCGCCTTCGATCATCAGCCCCACGGTCGCGGCACAGTAGGCTGCATGACGCTGCACCCCGGTTCGCGCAATGTGATTCCCGGTCAGGTCAAAATGACTCTGGATATGCGTCACTGGGAACCGCAAGCACTTGAGAAAATGGGCCAAGCAGTCACCGCCGCTGTTGAAGAAATTTGCCAACGTCACGGGCTGGCGTACGAGCTGACACCCACTGCTGACTTTGCACCAGAGCACTTCAATAAAGCGTGTGTTGATGCCGTGCGCCAAGCAGCTGAAAAGCTTGAGCTATCGCATATGGATATCATCAGCGGCGCAGGCCACGATGCGATGTTTGTTGGTCGCGTTGCCCCTGCCGCGATGATCTTTATTCCCTGCAAGGATGGCATTAGCCATAACGAGGTCGAGAGCGCCACGCCAGAGCACGTCCACGCAGGCTGTAACGTGCTGCTGCACGCCATGCTGGAAGCGGCAGGTGTCGAGGATGGCGAATAG
- a CDS encoding amidase codes for MADTLATLTAVDALARFSDGSLSPETLVEDCLARIERDNPKVNAFTCVNGKEARRLAADSARRWQAGTPCGPLDGIPVTIKDLTLTKGLPTRLGSTTTTPNGPWEVDAPISRHLRNAGAIVIGKTTSPEFGWKGVTDNPLHGITRNPWNTELTPGGSSGGAGAAAALNLGLLHQGSDAGGSIRIPCSFTGTFGIKPTFGWVPQWPASTMSTLSHLGPMTRTAADSALMLSVMAQPDVRDGYSGNPLGPDWLTPPPADLSGWRIAFSADLGYVEVAPDIAQRVEAAVAHLEALGATVERIDPGFSNPLKTFNTLWFAGATQALEKLNEQQQAALDPGFLDIARRGQDVSLSAYLAARRERSELTAHMAIFHQQYDLLVTPTMPIAPFAAGHNVPPSGRYKDWMDWTPFSYPFNLTQQPAASMPCGLDSQGLPVGLHLVAGKYQDLKILHAAQLLERYLPPLTPPGMA; via the coding sequence ATGGCAGACACCTTAGCAACCCTGACGGCCGTGGACGCCCTGGCGCGCTTCAGTGATGGATCGCTTTCACCGGAGACGCTGGTGGAGGACTGCCTGGCGCGTATTGAGCGGGATAACCCCAAGGTCAATGCTTTCACCTGTGTTAACGGCAAAGAGGCCCGCCGGTTAGCAGCCGACTCCGCTCGGCGCTGGCAGGCAGGCACGCCCTGCGGCCCGCTGGACGGCATCCCCGTTACCATTAAGGATTTAACCTTAACCAAAGGGCTGCCCACCCGCCTGGGTTCAACGACCACCACCCCGAATGGCCCTTGGGAGGTAGATGCGCCAATCAGCCGTCATCTTCGTAATGCCGGGGCGATCGTGATCGGCAAGACCACTTCGCCGGAGTTTGGCTGGAAGGGTGTCACCGACAACCCGCTGCATGGCATTACCCGCAACCCCTGGAATACTGAACTAACTCCAGGGGGATCATCAGGCGGCGCGGGGGCAGCCGCGGCGCTCAACCTTGGCCTGCTGCATCAGGGCAGCGACGCGGGTGGCTCTATTCGCATACCGTGCAGCTTTACCGGCACTTTTGGCATTAAACCCACCTTTGGCTGGGTGCCCCAGTGGCCCGCCAGCACCATGAGTACGCTCTCCCACTTGGGGCCAATGACCCGTACCGCTGCTGATAGCGCACTAATGCTTAGCGTAATGGCGCAGCCTGATGTTCGGGATGGCTACTCCGGCAACCCGCTTGGGCCAGACTGGCTAACACCTCCTCCTGCGGATCTAAGCGGCTGGCGAATCGCCTTTAGCGCTGACCTTGGCTATGTAGAGGTAGCTCCTGATATTGCCCAGCGGGTTGAGGCAGCCGTTGCCCATTTAGAAGCATTGGGCGCGACGGTAGAGCGAATTGACCCTGGCTTTAGCAATCCGCTTAAGACGTTTAATACGCTGTGGTTTGCAGGCGCTACTCAAGCGCTCGAAAAACTCAATGAACAGCAGCAAGCGGCACTCGACCCAGGATTTCTGGATATCGCACGGCGGGGTCAGGATGTCTCACTTTCCGCCTATCTCGCCGCGCGGCGGGAACGTAGTGAATTGACGGCGCATATGGCAATCTTTCATCAGCAGTATGACCTGCTGGTTACCCCCACCATGCCCATTGCCCCCTTTGCAGCCGGCCACAACGTGCCGCCAAGCGGGCGCTATAAAGACTGGATGGATTGGACGCCATTTAGCTACCCCTTCAACCTTACCCAACAGCCCGCCGCCTCCATGCCTTGCGGGCTGGATAGCCAAGGGTTGCCGGTAGGCTTGCACCTTGTGGCAGGCAAATACCAAGATCTAAAAATACTGCATGCCGCTCAGCTGCTGGAGCGCTATTTGCCACCACTCACACCACCGGGAATGGCATAA